The following are encoded in a window of Hyalangium minutum genomic DNA:
- a CDS encoding phosphatase PAP2 family protein — MAEVPKLWAHEAAQGLLTLGLLVWLGASAGLMHPATGMIAGVAIFQAVVLVALRSTASVLLQKVRLASAYVVGLALFSTPRLVVPTLGLSVRDELLLGLDRTLWGETPAVLLAPFARPWLTELMSTCYLSYHLYFHGALAYALWQPLEKGRRLFEWMFTALPLGIAGYLLVPAEGPLKALQGSFGTPLSGGPITTLNDWVVRHGSAVYDVFPSLHVLMTCVLLEHDRREHPRRFRWMLPVAVGLIVSTVYLRYHYAVDLVAGFGVFVAVRYGWSWSERRAGRLSPSWQRAPRDR; from the coding sequence ATGGCTGAGGTGCCGAAGCTGTGGGCACACGAGGCCGCGCAAGGGCTCCTCACGCTGGGCCTCCTCGTGTGGCTCGGGGCGAGCGCAGGGCTGATGCATCCGGCGACGGGGATGATCGCGGGCGTGGCGATCTTTCAGGCCGTGGTGCTCGTGGCGCTCCGGAGCACTGCCTCGGTGCTCCTGCAGAAGGTGCGGCTCGCGAGCGCCTACGTCGTGGGCCTGGCGCTGTTCAGCACGCCCCGGCTCGTAGTGCCCACGCTGGGTCTCTCTGTTCGTGACGAGCTGTTGCTCGGGCTGGATCGCACGCTGTGGGGAGAGACCCCCGCGGTGCTGCTCGCTCCCTTCGCGAGGCCCTGGCTCACCGAGCTCATGAGCACGTGCTACCTCTCGTATCACCTCTACTTCCATGGCGCGCTCGCCTACGCGCTGTGGCAGCCGCTGGAGAAGGGGAGACGGCTCTTCGAGTGGATGTTCACCGCCCTGCCACTGGGGATTGCCGGTTATCTGCTCGTGCCCGCCGAGGGACCGTTGAAGGCCCTGCAGGGGAGCTTCGGGACGCCCCTCTCGGGCGGTCCCATCACCACGCTCAATGATTGGGTGGTGCGGCACGGCAGCGCGGTCTACGACGTCTTCCCCAGCCTCCACGTGCTGATGACGTGCGTGCTCCTTGAGCACGATCGGCGAGAGCATCCGCGCCGCTTCCGGTGGATGCTCCCGGTGGCGGTGGGGCTCATCGTGTCGACGGTGTATCTGCGCTACCACTACGCCGTCGATCTGGTGGCGGGCTTCGGGGTGTTCGTGGCCGTGCGGTACGGGTGGAGCTGGTCAGAAAGGCGCGCCGGACGCCTCAGCCCTTCTTGGCAGCGAGCACCGCGGGATCGATGA
- a CDS encoding sulfite exporter TauE/SafE family protein, with amino-acid sequence MNTWMLLAGAGFLAGAMNALAGGGSFVTLPALMLVGVPSVSANASSTVALLPGSLASTWAYRADLTAMGGVSLRALMGVSLAGGFVGALLLLLTPLSVFNAFIPWLLLLATLVFVFGPRAGQVLRRTRRIGAGPVLMAQFLLAVYGGYFGGAVGIMMMAVWSLLSPAELTTLNPAKTLLVAATNAVAVVCFIAAGKVWWPQTLALLFAAMWGGYLGARAARYWAPRRLRMGVSILSALITLAYFLRAP; translated from the coding sequence ATGAACACCTGGATGCTTCTGGCCGGAGCAGGCTTCCTCGCGGGTGCCATGAACGCCCTCGCGGGAGGCGGCTCGTTCGTCACCCTCCCCGCTCTCATGCTCGTGGGCGTGCCTTCGGTCTCCGCGAATGCTTCCAGCACGGTCGCGCTGCTGCCCGGGAGCCTCGCCAGCACGTGGGCCTACCGGGCTGACCTCACGGCCATGGGTGGAGTCTCCCTTCGCGCCTTGATGGGGGTGAGCCTCGCCGGTGGGTTCGTGGGCGCACTGCTGCTGCTGCTCACGCCCCTCTCCGTCTTCAATGCGTTCATCCCGTGGCTGCTGCTGCTGGCGACGCTGGTGTTCGTATTCGGTCCACGCGCAGGCCAGGTGTTGCGGCGCACTCGGCGCATCGGAGCAGGCCCGGTGCTCATGGCTCAGTTCCTGCTCGCGGTGTACGGCGGCTACTTCGGCGGGGCCGTGGGCATCATGATGATGGCGGTGTGGAGCCTGCTCAGCCCCGCGGAGCTCACCACCTTGAACCCGGCCAAGACGCTCCTCGTCGCCGCCACGAATGCCGTCGCCGTGGTGTGCTTCATCGCCGCGGGCAAGGTGTGGTGGCCCCAGACACTGGCCCTGCTGTTCGCCGCCATGTGGGGCGGCTATCTGGGAGCGCGGGCTGCCCGGTATTGGGCCCCCCGGCGCCTCCGGATGGGCGTCTCGATTCTCTCCGCCCTCATCACGCTCGCGTACTTCCTGCGAGCGCCCTGA
- a CDS encoding fatty acid desaturase family protein has product MRAISLPAEKLNELQRIEHRHLVRLVVFAALYLGAAAAVTVLAERVTGPLGWLVRAPLYLLAAASLHGISLFTHEGVHGALARQLGWNRALGAVCAWPVLQNFSAYKVLHLRHHADLGGGHDPDHYTNYTPRPWLVFLMNWGRLLLGYPAYITMIPILGWRQGTASDRRWIAFEVAAVLGLGVLVVASPLPRGALLHGWVIPMIIINTLVNIRGMSQHTLLAEPAHPIRGSRTILTNPVTTFFMCNENYHLEHHLFPRVPWYNLPRLHALLKDELTAQGAPFIPSYFAFVRRWVLHSLGRRSPELDLSAHG; this is encoded by the coding sequence ATGCGCGCCATTTCACTGCCGGCGGAAAAGCTGAATGAACTGCAGCGAATCGAGCACCGGCACCTCGTGCGCCTGGTGGTGTTCGCCGCGCTCTACCTGGGGGCCGCCGCCGCGGTGACGGTGTTGGCGGAGCGGGTGACGGGGCCGCTCGGGTGGCTCGTGCGGGCGCCGCTCTATCTGCTCGCGGCGGCCTCGCTGCACGGCATCAGCCTCTTTACCCACGAAGGTGTACACGGGGCGCTCGCACGGCAGCTCGGATGGAACCGGGCGCTCGGCGCGGTCTGCGCGTGGCCGGTGCTGCAGAACTTCTCCGCGTACAAGGTGCTGCACCTGCGGCACCACGCCGACCTGGGCGGTGGCCATGATCCGGACCACTACACGAACTACACACCGCGCCCGTGGCTCGTCTTCTTGATGAACTGGGGACGCCTGCTGCTCGGCTATCCCGCGTACATCACGATGATCCCCATTCTCGGGTGGCGGCAAGGCACGGCCTCGGACCGCAGGTGGATCGCCTTCGAAGTGGCTGCGGTCTTGGGGCTCGGGGTGCTGGTGGTGGCTTCGCCGCTGCCGCGCGGGGCGCTGCTCCACGGCTGGGTCATCCCGATGATCATCATCAACACCCTGGTGAACATCCGGGGCATGAGCCAGCACACGCTCCTGGCCGAGCCCGCTCACCCGATTCGGGGCAGCCGGACGATCCTCACCAACCCGGTGACGACCTTCTTCATGTGCAACGAGAACTACCACCTCGAGCACCACCTCTTTCCCCGAGTGCCCTGGTACAACCTGCCGAGGCTCCACGCGCTGCTGAAGGACGAGCTCACCGCGCAGGGCGCTCCGTTCATCCCCTCGTACTTCGCCTTCGTGCGGCGGTGGGTGCTGCACTCGCTGGGCCGCCGGTCGCCGGAGCTGGACCTGTCCGCTCATGGCTGA
- a CDS encoding amidohydrolase family protein: MASWLDPSRGRPPMPALNDEEGLRLPAGLPPVVDAHVHLFPDRVVEAIWRWFEQYGWPIRYKLHTPEAVAFLLSRGVSRVVALAYSHKPGMARMLNQYMAEVVKTEPRVMGLATVLPGEEGAADILAEAFAMGLSGVKLHCHVQCFAPDAPALHEVYAACAQAGRPLVMHAGREPSSPHYKCDAHALCAVERVERVLQDHPTLKLCVPHLGADEFDGYVRLLERYDTLWLDTTMAMADYFPIALPRRALDVRPERILYGTDFPQLPYAWDRELKQLLGLKLGDETEAGLLGQNALRLFGAGAP, encoded by the coding sequence ATGGCCTCGTGGCTGGATCCCAGCCGTGGCCGCCCGCCGATGCCCGCACTGAATGACGAGGAGGGGCTGAGGCTGCCCGCAGGGCTCCCGCCGGTGGTGGATGCGCACGTGCACCTCTTCCCGGACCGCGTCGTCGAGGCCATCTGGCGCTGGTTCGAGCAGTACGGCTGGCCCATCCGCTACAAGCTGCACACGCCCGAGGCGGTGGCCTTCCTGCTGTCGCGCGGAGTGAGCCGGGTGGTGGCGCTGGCCTACTCGCACAAGCCGGGCATGGCGCGCATGCTCAACCAGTACATGGCCGAGGTGGTGAAGACCGAGCCGCGCGTCATGGGGCTGGCCACGGTGCTGCCCGGCGAGGAGGGCGCGGCGGACATCCTCGCCGAGGCCTTCGCGATGGGGCTCTCGGGCGTGAAGCTGCACTGCCACGTGCAGTGCTTCGCTCCAGACGCCCCCGCACTGCACGAAGTCTACGCCGCATGCGCCCAGGCGGGCCGTCCGCTCGTCATGCACGCCGGACGCGAGCCCTCGAGCCCGCACTACAAGTGTGACGCCCACGCGCTATGTGCGGTAGAGCGGGTGGAGCGCGTGCTCCAGGACCACCCCACGCTGAAGCTCTGCGTGCCCCACCTCGGGGCGGACGAGTTCGACGGCTACGTGCGCCTGCTGGAGCGCTACGACACCCTCTGGCTGGACACCACCATGGCCATGGCGGACTACTTCCCCATCGCCTTGCCGCGCCGTGCCTTGGATGTGCGCCCCGAGCGCATCCTCTATGGGACGGACTTCCCCCAGCTGCCCTACGCGTGGGACCGGGAGCTGAAGCAGTTGCTGGGACTGAAGCTGGGGGATGAGACCGAGGCGGGGCTGCTCGGTCAGAACGCACTGCGTCTATTCGGGGCCGGCGCGCCCTGA
- the msrB gene encoding peptide-methionine (R)-S-oxide reductase MsrB: MVEKLTLSDAEWRKRLTPEEYDVLRQHGTEYPGTGCFLGTKDPGTYVCAGCRNPLFKAGVKFESGTGWPSFTQTIGPDAVAEIQDRSHGMVRTEVRCARCDGHLGHVFPDGPPPTGLRYCMNSVAMKHVPEGQPIELVKK; this comes from the coding sequence ATGGTGGAAAAGCTGACCCTGAGCGATGCCGAGTGGCGCAAGCGCCTCACTCCTGAGGAGTACGATGTGCTGCGCCAGCACGGCACGGAGTACCCGGGCACGGGGTGCTTCCTGGGCACGAAGGATCCTGGAACCTACGTCTGCGCCGGCTGCCGCAACCCGCTCTTCAAAGCGGGCGTGAAGTTCGAGTCCGGCACCGGGTGGCCCTCCTTCACGCAGACCATCGGCCCGGACGCGGTGGCCGAAATTCAGGATCGCTCGCACGGGATGGTCCGCACCGAGGTGCGCTGCGCCCGGTGTGACGGCCACCTCGGCCACGTCTTCCCGGATGGCCCGCCTCCCACCGGGCTGCGCTACTGCATGAACTCGGTGGCGATGAAGCACGTGCCGGAGGGCCAGCCCATCGAGCTGGTGAAGAAGTAG
- a CDS encoding LysR substrate-binding domain-containing protein codes for MMRFDLTDLRLFLWVAEAGSITRGAERAHLALASASARLRGMEEELKVPLLERERRGVRLTAAGRALVHHAQAVLQQVELMRGELASFAGGLKGQVRLLSNTAAMTEFLPEKLSAFLAVHPEVDVDLEERLSSEIIPAVAEGRAEVGLVADTVDLGGLETFLLQPDRLVLVTSRGHPLAGRRTVAFAEVLGEPFIGLGEGSALQQYLASQAARLGRRPKYRVRLRSFDAVCRMVERGVGIGVVPETAARRCQRSRALRKVVLSDAWAVRRLCLCVRRYRELSPQARLLVDALRSDERTSGPGTR; via the coding sequence ATGATGCGCTTCGACCTGACGGATCTGCGGCTGTTTCTCTGGGTGGCGGAAGCCGGGAGCATCACTCGAGGCGCGGAGCGGGCTCATCTGGCCTTGGCCTCTGCCAGCGCACGGCTCCGGGGAATGGAGGAAGAATTGAAGGTGCCGCTCCTGGAGCGGGAGCGGCGTGGGGTCCGCCTGACGGCGGCGGGACGGGCTCTGGTCCACCATGCGCAGGCCGTGCTGCAGCAGGTCGAACTCATGCGCGGCGAGCTCGCGAGCTTCGCGGGAGGGTTGAAGGGGCAGGTGCGTCTCTTGTCCAACACGGCGGCGATGACCGAGTTCCTGCCCGAGAAGCTCAGCGCTTTCCTTGCCGTTCACCCAGAGGTGGATGTGGATCTGGAAGAGCGGCTCAGCTCCGAGATCATCCCCGCAGTGGCCGAGGGCCGGGCCGAGGTGGGGCTCGTCGCCGATACGGTGGACCTCGGAGGGCTCGAGACCTTTCTGCTCCAGCCGGATCGGTTGGTGCTCGTGACGTCACGAGGCCATCCCCTCGCGGGGCGCCGCACGGTTGCCTTCGCCGAGGTGCTCGGAGAGCCTTTCATCGGGTTGGGGGAGGGGAGTGCGCTCCAGCAGTATCTGGCCTCACAGGCTGCCCGCCTGGGCCGCCGTCCCAAGTACCGGGTGCGGCTGCGCAGCTTTGACGCGGTCTGCCGGATGGTGGAGCGGGGCGTCGGCATCGGAGTGGTTCCCGAGACCGCGGCTCGCCGCTGTCAGCGCTCCAGGGCCCTTCGCAAGGTCGTCTTGAGCGACGCCTGGGCGGTGCGCCGCCTCTGCTTGTGCGTGCGCCGGTACCGCGAACTGTCGCCCCAGGCCCGGTTGCTCGTCGACGCACTTCGGTCAGACGAACGCACGTCCGGGCCCGGCACGAGATGA
- a CDS encoding DUF3419 family protein — protein MSRLKFAVVREDPELEAQLVRATGAHSVLLVASGGCTALSLKHEFPQLEVFAFDSNPAQLAHLQDKAAAVERGELNRLNVGDSSREGLNQCGAFEGLFRILRGFLLEFVLTEEELESYFAPGTPLSARRSLFQRWRASPYWPAAFAVTFVDDFLHAMFGPAATQHAERGSYPGYFQRAFERGLSRTDGARNPFLQNVLLGRYRSEDAPTYVHAGRALPVNLIEGSLLDVPDLGRFELIHLSNIFDWSGDALVASWAERLVHEAKPGARIFLRQLNNQRTLRRFFEPAFVFDDALSEGFLDRDRSLFYERFEIGTKVSPP, from the coding sequence TTGAGCCGTCTCAAGTTCGCGGTCGTCCGCGAGGATCCCGAGCTGGAGGCACAGCTCGTGCGCGCGACCGGAGCCCACTCCGTGCTGCTGGTGGCCTCGGGCGGCTGCACCGCGCTCTCACTGAAACATGAGTTCCCCCAGCTCGAAGTCTTTGCCTTCGACTCCAACCCCGCCCAGCTCGCACACTTGCAGGACAAGGCAGCGGCCGTGGAGCGCGGCGAGCTGAACCGGCTCAATGTCGGGGACTCCTCGCGCGAGGGGCTGAACCAGTGCGGCGCCTTCGAGGGGCTCTTCCGCATCCTCCGTGGCTTCCTGCTGGAGTTCGTGCTGACGGAGGAGGAGCTCGAGTCCTACTTCGCACCCGGCACTCCGCTCTCGGCCCGCCGCTCTCTGTTCCAGCGCTGGCGAGCCTCGCCCTACTGGCCCGCGGCATTCGCCGTCACGTTCGTCGACGACTTCCTGCACGCCATGTTCGGCCCGGCGGCCACGCAGCATGCGGAGCGGGGCTCCTATCCCGGCTACTTCCAGCGCGCCTTCGAGCGCGGGCTCTCGCGGACCGATGGCGCTCGCAACCCCTTCCTCCAGAACGTCCTGCTCGGGCGCTACCGGTCCGAGGATGCTCCGACCTACGTCCACGCGGGGCGAGCGCTCCCGGTAAACCTGATCGAGGGCTCGCTGCTCGACGTGCCGGACCTCGGGCGCTTCGAGCTGATCCACCTCTCGAACATCTTCGACTGGTCGGGCGACGCGCTCGTCGCGTCCTGGGCGGAGCGGCTGGTGCACGAGGCCAAGCCAGGGGCGCGCATCTTCCTCCGGCAGCTGAACAACCAGCGCACGCTGCGCCGCTTCTTCGAGCCCGCATTCGTGTTCGATGACGCGCTGAGCGAGGGCTTCCTGGATCGGGATCGCAGTCTCTTCTACGAGCGCTTCGAGATCGGCACCAAGGTCAGCCCTCCATGA
- a CDS encoding TenA family transcriptional regulator, translating into MRDALQRLKVRLAPFESPYLRALSDGSFEREDFVETQIQFLHAVVYFSRPMAVLAARLPRAEQRLSLLDNVRDEHGGGDLSLSHERTFLTLLERLGMSLTEIDRRAQWPEVRAFNSTLQGVCAHDDTPTALAMLGVIEDLFSGISARIGRAIVERGWLRAEELTHYPTHELLDQSHAEGFYRCIEPLAAKDPRAAYQVEQGLELGAYIFLRLYEDLFRARKRRVAREVSGPHSLTDGWALPRNAK; encoded by the coding sequence ATGCGCGACGCCCTCCAGAGACTGAAGGTGCGGCTGGCCCCCTTCGAGAGTCCCTATCTGCGCGCCCTGAGCGATGGCTCCTTCGAGCGCGAGGACTTTGTCGAGACGCAGATCCAGTTCCTCCACGCGGTCGTCTACTTCTCCCGCCCGATGGCGGTGCTCGCGGCACGGCTGCCTCGGGCCGAGCAGCGGTTGAGCCTGCTCGACAACGTGCGCGATGAGCACGGCGGTGGGGACCTCTCCCTCAGCCACGAGCGCACGTTCCTCACCCTGCTCGAGAGGCTGGGGATGAGCCTCACCGAGATCGATCGACGGGCGCAGTGGCCCGAGGTGCGCGCGTTCAACTCGACGCTCCAGGGGGTCTGCGCGCATGACGACACGCCCACGGCGCTCGCCATGCTCGGTGTCATCGAGGATCTCTTCTCGGGCATCTCGGCGCGAATCGGCCGCGCCATCGTGGAGCGCGGGTGGCTGCGTGCCGAGGAGCTGACGCACTACCCCACCCACGAGCTGCTCGATCAGAGCCACGCGGAAGGGTTCTACCGGTGCATCGAGCCACTGGCCGCGAAGGATCCCCGCGCGGCGTACCAGGTGGAACAAGGGCTCGAGCTCGGCGCGTACATCTTCCTGCGGCTCTATGAGGACCTCTTCCGCGCCCGGAAGCGGCGTGTGGCGCGAGAGGTCTCCGGGCCGCACAGCCTGACGGACGGGTGGGCGCTGCCCCGGAACGCGAAGTAG
- a CDS encoding GNAT family N-acetyltransferase → MSRVRFVLTDASGIAPYVPELRRLEKSILYPIGDGADHFFIDHGPEYHPFFSGLGEARFLLALRGERVIGSIAGVMRDVFVSGRKFRALYLCDLKVAAEERGQGLSRRLIQTGLGRVILDRGLRQTRLFYGAAMRGATGDVMRTAQGAHPFKMSNAGVRLQLYFASPEALARLELDKAPPPPRSPGAVLGPAGHVDEPGFCSTAGRKDLRLVSSGQPWPLIHLPLGPEAWQPSWGAYLRRCGEELVRHGLPGSACFAIDERLGDHISWLSSQGVTPGAVCTVYSLRLSLQPAAVTWVHMPTSEI, encoded by the coding sequence ATGAGCCGCGTCCGCTTCGTGCTCACCGACGCGAGCGGGATCGCTCCCTACGTGCCGGAGCTGCGGCGCCTGGAGAAGTCGATCCTCTATCCCATCGGCGACGGAGCGGATCACTTCTTCATCGACCATGGTCCCGAGTACCACCCATTCTTCTCGGGCCTGGGCGAGGCCCGGTTCCTCCTGGCACTCCGGGGCGAGCGAGTCATTGGCTCCATCGCGGGCGTGATGCGGGATGTCTTCGTGAGCGGCCGGAAGTTCCGCGCGCTTTACCTGTGCGATCTCAAGGTGGCCGCCGAGGAGCGCGGCCAGGGGCTCTCGCGCCGGCTCATCCAGACGGGGCTCGGCAGGGTCATCCTCGATCGCGGCCTGCGGCAGACGCGCCTCTTCTATGGAGCCGCGATGCGAGGAGCCACCGGCGACGTGATGCGCACGGCCCAAGGAGCGCACCCGTTCAAGATGAGCAATGCGGGCGTCCGGCTGCAGCTCTACTTCGCTTCACCGGAGGCGCTGGCGCGGCTGGAGCTCGACAAGGCGCCCCCTCCGCCTCGCTCGCCGGGGGCGGTGCTGGGCCCAGCGGGGCACGTGGACGAGCCGGGGTTCTGCTCGACGGCGGGACGCAAGGATCTGCGGCTCGTGTCCTCGGGACAGCCCTGGCCGCTCATCCACCTGCCCCTGGGTCCCGAAGCGTGGCAGCCCTCGTGGGGGGCCTACCTGCGACGGTGCGGCGAAGAGCTCGTCCGGCACGGCCTCCCCGGCAGCGCCTGCTTCGCGATCGACGAGCGCCTGGGCGACCACATCTCCTGGCTGTCTTCTCAGGGAGTCACTCCAGGCGCGGTCTGCACGGTCTACTCGCTCCGGCTCTCGCTCCAGCCAGCCGCCGTCACGTGGGTGCACATGCCCACCTCCGAGATCTGA
- the rraA gene encoding ribonuclease E activity regulator RraA, whose amino-acid sequence MEQSTCDLSDAYGEQARVLPPLFRNFGGKRRFQGPVVTVKCFEDNSRVKELVGTLGEGRVLVVDGGGSQRYALMGDMLAQQALGHGWAGVVIFGCVRDTAVLETLDLGIRALGVTPRRSLKNGEGQVNVPLEIAGTRCNPGDMLFADEDGVLLIDPAVLAAKKG is encoded by the coding sequence ATGGAGCAGAGCACCTGCGATCTCTCGGACGCGTACGGCGAACAGGCCCGCGTCCTGCCTCCCCTCTTCCGGAACTTCGGCGGCAAGCGCCGCTTCCAGGGCCCCGTGGTGACGGTCAAGTGCTTCGAGGACAACTCGCGGGTGAAGGAGCTGGTGGGCACGCTCGGCGAGGGCCGGGTGCTGGTGGTCGACGGCGGAGGCAGCCAGCGCTACGCCCTGATGGGAGACATGCTCGCCCAGCAGGCGCTCGGCCACGGCTGGGCGGGCGTGGTCATCTTCGGCTGCGTGCGCGACACCGCGGTGCTCGAGACGCTGGACCTGGGAATCCGGGCGCTCGGGGTCACTCCACGTCGCTCCCTGAAGAACGGCGAGGGCCAGGTGAACGTCCCCCTGGAGATCGCCGGCACGCGCTGCAACCCCGGCGACATGCTGTTCGCCGATGAGGATGGCGTCCTCCTCATCGATCCCGCGGTGCTCGCTGCCAAGAAGGGCTGA
- a CDS encoding response regulator, whose amino-acid sequence MSHILVVDDDASHRTLICDALEELGYRTVQASNGREALDLLEGDMPAAVLLDLRMPVMSGWGLLDALKKMPRARNLPIIIISGYGFEWEAELVGAAGYISKPVDLDKVRMTVQQIVGPPEMSLMH is encoded by the coding sequence ATGTCCCACATCCTGGTCGTCGATGACGACGCGAGCCACCGCACGCTCATCTGCGATGCCCTCGAGGAATTGGGTTACCGCACCGTCCAGGCCTCCAACGGCCGGGAGGCGCTGGACCTGTTGGAGGGTGACATGCCCGCCGCGGTGCTGTTGGACCTGCGGATGCCCGTCATGAGCGGGTGGGGCTTGCTGGACGCGCTGAAGAAGATGCCGCGTGCCCGCAACCTCCCCATCATCATCATCTCGGGCTACGGCTTCGAGTGGGAGGCGGAGCTGGTCGGTGCCGCCGGCTACATCTCCAAGCCCGTGGATCTCGACAAGGTGCGGATGACGGTGCAGCAGATCGTCGGCCCGCCCGAGATGTCCCTGATGCACTGA
- a CDS encoding fatty acid desaturase family protein, with protein sequence MTLFRNPRDRIPVLLFACVFALDLTVYFTARSAWLPVLWLVLWAIPKGWISAWNHHHQHVPMFRHALPNRLLDVVFGFQTGVISHAWFLHHVLGHHRNYLDQEKDEARWKRSDGSPMGELEFSAITALVAYPRAFRVGLEHPKVMRIFLSMGALQVALLGLLFWHNWYNALWVFLLPMGLSLYLTVWATYFHHVGLDTTAHAKASFNILHRGYNLMTGNLGYHTAHHVKHGLHWSQLPELHAQLAKEVPPTHYRQPGIPFVWFGAEAQVEVSPEEAQGVGLLRARN encoded by the coding sequence ATGACCTTGTTCCGCAACCCTCGAGACCGCATCCCTGTCCTGCTGTTCGCGTGTGTCTTCGCGCTCGATCTGACAGTGTACTTCACGGCGCGCAGTGCGTGGCTCCCTGTCCTCTGGCTCGTCCTGTGGGCGATCCCGAAGGGGTGGATCAGCGCGTGGAACCACCACCATCAGCACGTGCCCATGTTCCGCCACGCGTTGCCCAACCGCCTCCTGGATGTGGTGTTCGGGTTCCAGACAGGGGTGATTTCGCACGCGTGGTTCCTGCACCACGTGCTCGGCCACCACCGCAACTACCTGGACCAGGAGAAGGACGAGGCCCGCTGGAAGCGCAGCGATGGTTCCCCCATGGGGGAGCTGGAGTTCTCGGCCATCACGGCGCTGGTGGCCTATCCCCGGGCGTTCCGCGTGGGGCTGGAGCACCCGAAGGTGATGCGCATCTTCCTGTCGATGGGGGCGCTCCAGGTGGCGCTGCTCGGCTTGCTGTTCTGGCACAACTGGTACAACGCGCTGTGGGTCTTCCTGCTGCCCATGGGCCTGTCGCTGTACCTGACGGTGTGGGCCACCTACTTCCACCACGTGGGGCTGGACACGACGGCGCACGCGAAGGCCTCGTTCAACATCCTGCACCGGGGCTACAACCTGATGACAGGCAACCTCGGCTACCACACCGCGCACCACGTGAAGCATGGCCTGCACTGGTCGCAGCTGCCGGAGCTGCACGCGCAGCTGGCGAAGGAGGTTCCTCCCACGCACTACCGTCAGCCGGGCATTCCGTTCGTGTGGTTCGGCGCGGAAGCCCAGGTGGAGGTGAGTCCCGAGGAGGCTCAGGGTGTCGGGCTCCTACGCGCGAGGAACTGA